Proteins encoded by one window of Leptospira stimsonii:
- a CDS encoding SDR family NAD(P)-dependent oxidoreductase — protein MKYAVITGGTEGIGKATVFGLASKGWAITMVVRNSDKAGKMIEEVQAKTGNKNVDFVLCDLSSLSQVAKVGKELSKKLPKIDALINNAGLISPVRTLSVDGFESNFAVNHLAHVLLTNLLLENLIAADQGRIIAVSSKLYKNAKPDVQDFQKEKSYSWMTAYSDSKLFNIFFIQELSEKLKGTKVTANALHPGVVSTELAREIKGPIGFIYSGIQKLFFLSPEKGAETSIYLADSPEVSGITGQYFDSKKRQNLTGPALNSSLKSKLLEETNRILSKTY, from the coding sequence ATGAAATATGCAGTCATTACGGGCGGAACGGAAGGAATCGGTAAGGCGACCGTCTTCGGACTCGCGAGCAAAGGTTGGGCGATTACGATGGTTGTTAGAAACTCCGATAAGGCCGGAAAGATGATCGAAGAGGTTCAAGCCAAAACGGGAAACAAAAACGTCGACTTCGTTCTCTGCGATCTTTCCTCTCTTTCACAGGTAGCAAAGGTCGGTAAAGAATTGTCGAAAAAACTCCCGAAGATCGACGCATTGATCAACAACGCAGGTTTGATCTCTCCGGTAAGAACGCTTTCCGTAGACGGTTTCGAATCGAACTTTGCAGTCAATCATCTCGCTCACGTTCTACTTACGAACCTTCTCCTCGAGAATCTGATCGCCGCTGACCAGGGAAGAATCATCGCCGTTAGTTCCAAACTCTATAAGAACGCAAAGCCGGACGTTCAAGATTTTCAAAAGGAAAAGTCGTATTCTTGGATGACCGCCTATTCCGATTCCAAATTGTTTAATATTTTCTTTATTCAAGAACTCTCTGAAAAACTAAAGGGCACAAAGGTTACGGCTAACGCGCTTCATCCCGGCGTAGTCAGCACCGAACTTGCAAGAGAAATAAAGGGACCGATCGGATTTATCTATTCCGGTATTCAGAAATTGTTCTTTCTGTCCCCGGAAAAAGGCGCCGAGACCTCGATCTATCTCGCGGATTCCCCCGAGGTTTCAGGGATTACCGGTCAATACTTTGATAGTAAGAAGCGACAAAATTTGACCGGTCCGGCGTTGAATTCTTCCCTTAAATCGAAACTGCTGGAGGAAACGAACCGAATTCTCTCCAAAACATATTAG
- a CDS encoding glutathione S-transferase family protein, translated as MTKEKEIILHHYPASPYSERVRLFLGYKKASWLSVITPVTLPKPDQTILTGGYRRAPVLQIGSDLYCDSRLIIEKLNGIFPEPPISRENADAASANLFAELVDADIFLKVAKFVMGSYAQKLPQELVDDRAAMQPQEKLTRENMEKLVPYLHLSLSKILPEFAKALAKKQFFGGEIPARGDFAIYQIFWFLNTIRKFKPLVPGHENLHEWFARMKTFGAGESVLLTAEDALKTASASSPNPIVSANVVPEPYDLKAGQEVIVHPENYDHERIFGKLVHLDDETIVLANDTPKTGLVHVHFPRLRYIVLPKTS; from the coding sequence ATGACCAAAGAAAAAGAAATCATTCTTCATCATTATCCGGCTTCTCCTTATTCCGAAAGAGTTCGACTCTTTTTAGGATACAAGAAAGCGAGTTGGTTATCCGTAATCACGCCCGTAACGTTGCCTAAACCGGATCAAACGATTTTGACCGGAGGATATAGAAGGGCGCCCGTGTTGCAGATCGGATCCGATCTTTATTGCGATTCACGATTGATCATTGAAAAACTCAATGGAATTTTTCCGGAGCCTCCGATCTCGCGTGAAAACGCGGACGCGGCATCGGCTAACCTTTTTGCCGAATTAGTAGACGCAGACATATTCTTGAAAGTGGCGAAATTCGTGATGGGATCCTATGCGCAAAAACTTCCGCAAGAACTCGTCGACGATCGTGCGGCGATGCAACCTCAAGAAAAATTAACGAGGGAGAATATGGAGAAGCTGGTTCCGTATCTCCACCTCAGCCTTTCCAAAATTCTTCCCGAGTTCGCAAAGGCCTTGGCGAAAAAACAGTTTTTCGGCGGAGAGATTCCGGCCCGAGGAGACTTCGCGATCTATCAAATTTTTTGGTTCTTAAATACGATTCGTAAATTCAAACCTCTCGTCCCCGGTCATGAAAACCTGCATGAATGGTTTGCAAGAATGAAAACATTCGGCGCCGGAGAATCCGTTTTGTTAACCGCGGAAGACGCGCTCAAAACGGCGTCTGCAAGTTCTCCAAACCCGATCGTTTCCGCGAATGTCGTACCCGAACCATACGACCTCAAAGCCGGGCAGGAAGTGATCGTTCATCCGGAAAATTACGATCACGAACGAATTTTCGGAAAGTTGGTCCACTTGGATGACGAGACGATTGTTCTCGCAAACGACACACCGAAAACCGGATTGGTTCACGTTCATTTTCCAAGACTGCGCTATATCGTTTTACCGAAGACTTCGTAA
- a CDS encoding haloalkane dehalogenase, producing MEILRTPDSAFDNLPGYKFQPNYYQIQNLRMHYVDEGKKDASETILLLHGEPSWSFLYRKMIPPLAAAGYRVIAPDLIGFGKSDKPSDPEFYSYQSHMDWLKEFFLGLDLKNMTLFCQDWGGLLGLRLVAENPDRFSRVVAANTFLPTGDIPPKEDFLKWRHFSQNVKRLSIGSIVKNGCVSDLSKEIVAGYDAPFPEEKYKAGARKFPALVPITPDDPASEANRKAWEILKVWKKPFLLTFSDSDPITKGADVFFRRLVPGTKGQKHITITKAGHFLQEDKGEELAEAIKKFISENP from the coding sequence ATGGAAATTTTAAGAACACCGGATTCAGCCTTCGACAATCTTCCAGGTTACAAGTTTCAGCCGAACTACTATCAAATTCAAAACCTGAGGATGCACTATGTAGACGAAGGAAAAAAGGACGCGAGTGAGACCATACTTTTACTTCATGGAGAACCATCCTGGTCTTTTCTCTATCGTAAAATGATCCCCCCTTTGGCCGCCGCGGGCTATCGAGTCATTGCACCCGACCTCATCGGTTTTGGAAAATCCGACAAACCGAGCGACCCCGAATTCTATTCTTATCAAAGTCATATGGATTGGTTAAAGGAATTCTTTCTCGGGCTCGACCTCAAGAATATGACCCTCTTTTGTCAAGACTGGGGCGGACTCTTAGGACTTCGACTTGTAGCCGAGAATCCGGATCGATTTTCCAGAGTAGTCGCGGCAAATACGTTTCTTCCCACGGGGGACATTCCACCGAAGGAAGACTTTTTGAAGTGGAGGCATTTTTCTCAGAACGTAAAACGACTTTCGATCGGATCGATCGTAAAAAACGGATGTGTATCCGATCTTTCCAAAGAAATCGTCGCCGGCTATGACGCGCCTTTTCCCGAAGAAAAATATAAGGCGGGAGCTCGCAAATTTCCGGCATTGGTTCCTATCACTCCGGATGATCCCGCCTCCGAAGCGAATCGAAAAGCCTGGGAAATTTTAAAAGTTTGGAAGAAGCCGTTTCTTTTGACCTTTAGCGACAGCGATCCGATTACCAAAGGAGCGGACGTTTTCTTTCGAAGACTCGTTCCGGGAACCAAAGGTCAAAAACACATTACGATCACAAAAGCAGGACATTTTTTGCAGGAAGACAAAGGCGAAGAATTAGCCGAGGCGATCAAAAAGTTCATCTCCGAAAATCCTTGA
- a CDS encoding FecR family protein, which produces MIRSVLLPFSLILLFPHFVFAEEEVAIALFVTGKVQYTLSGKTEALKKNVVLTKTAKVETGDGKADLQLGANAVVRLAPFTKIEISELYSDGTKNKTKVNLVSGKLFANVQKSNKKEDLEVSSVSYTAGVRGTQFVISEDQETAPKNEDSSIPNGVFVNEGQVAVNSSSGGELDLKAGEQASWNGKELLLEPLKEFMKEKMKIIQTFKTIKAENYQMLKDQKLKNKELLENFPKP; this is translated from the coding sequence ATGATTCGTAGCGTTTTACTTCCTTTTTCTTTGATTCTTCTTTTTCCGCATTTCGTTTTTGCGGAGGAAGAAGTTGCGATCGCTCTCTTTGTAACGGGAAAGGTTCAATATACTCTCAGCGGAAAGACGGAAGCCCTCAAAAAGAATGTTGTTCTCACAAAGACCGCAAAGGTGGAAACCGGAGACGGGAAGGCGGATCTTCAATTGGGCGCAAATGCTGTGGTTCGTCTCGCTCCTTTCACCAAGATAGAAATTTCGGAACTCTATTCCGATGGAACCAAAAATAAAACCAAGGTCAATCTGGTTTCCGGTAAACTTTTTGCCAACGTTCAAAAATCGAATAAAAAGGAAGACTTGGAAGTCTCTTCCGTTTCCTATACCGCCGGTGTTCGTGGAACTCAGTTCGTTATCAGTGAAGATCAGGAAACTGCTCCGAAAAACGAGGACTCTTCAATCCCGAACGGGGTTTTCGTAAACGAAGGTCAGGTTGCGGTCAATTCTTCCTCCGGCGGCGAGTTGGACTTGAAAGCGGGAGAACAGGCCTCCTGGAACGGAAAGGAATTACTTCTCGAACCTCTCAAAGAATTCATGAAGGAGAAGATGAAAATCATTCAGACTTTTAAGACGATCAAGGCTGAGAATTATCAGATGCTCAAAGATCAGAAATTGAAGAATAAAGAACTTCTCGAAAACTTTCCAAAACCATAA
- a CDS encoding HAMP domain-containing protein, which yields MTQDDPGKKRIFSNYIIDRDFQLKFLLNYSLLILFGLLLTVGFLYWLNYTKFDKGVVFRLRNDPVKVYQKGFEELNGVEREKFVEREIFLPDYDHRLDMFTIQVNGILLLSGLFLGMTAIFTVVYSHKMAGPVYNIKNHLKRLADGENLKKIKIRKGDEFQELADLLNQVIEKRINNPKS from the coding sequence ATGACACAAGACGACCCCGGTAAAAAGAGGATTTTTAGCAACTACATCATCGACCGGGATTTCCAACTCAAATTCTTACTGAATTATTCTTTACTCATTCTTTTCGGACTTCTTTTGACCGTCGGCTTTCTCTATTGGTTGAATTATACAAAATTTGACAAGGGTGTTGTATTCCGTTTGAGAAACGATCCCGTCAAAGTTTATCAAAAAGGTTTCGAAGAACTAAACGGAGTCGAAAGAGAAAAGTTCGTAGAAAGAGAAATCTTTCTTCCGGACTACGATCACAGGCTGGATATGTTTACGATCCAAGTGAACGGGATTCTTCTTTTATCGGGTTTGTTTCTGGGAATGACCGCAATTTTTACCGTAGTCTATTCGCATAAGATGGCCGGTCCGGTTTACAATATCAAAAATCATCTCAAAAGATTAGCGGATGGAGAGAATCTCAAAAAGATCAAAATCCGTAAAGGGGATGAATTTCAGGAGCTCGCCGACCTTCTCAATCAGGTTATAGAAAAGAGGATCAACAATCCAAAGAGTTAA
- a CDS encoding FecR family protein — protein MEASGMEREEKIKEILLEGKQNELSPSVEWLGKGLSSSWVEYSPKQSDFESLYTRAQTSKVVPISRFAKNKIVISLSAAAIFLMAITLGYYSILKDSPPLSLEKGGVEISQVEGEAYLTSTDPKDKILLKPGVRIQEGQRVVTSSKAFLNLKVSEGIAVRVLGDSQVSFRKIDLSTHYKIGIDLEKGELLAHIHKNLKKEEFSVRSETVSAEVRGTSFSFQNLPGEGTKIQVLEGRVAVSARADSQKTAPEGEQVLEPNQAIFVSPKGFVRSLLKESEKDLLNSEFDKLPIESIPRDKNKGYSSKQELLTEFQRMERIVLLDGKTIEGVIVDMDEKAMYVQTLEKEITIPRESVSEVIQVH, from the coding sequence TTGGAAGCATCGGGAATGGAAAGGGAAGAGAAGATAAAAGAAATTCTGCTGGAAGGCAAGCAGAACGAACTAAGTCCATCCGTGGAATGGCTCGGCAAAGGTCTGAGTAGTTCTTGGGTTGAGTATTCTCCCAAACAATCAGACTTTGAGTCGCTCTATACCCGTGCCCAGACATCGAAAGTGGTTCCCATCTCCCGCTTTGCAAAAAATAAAATCGTAATTTCACTTTCTGCCGCGGCTATTTTTTTAATGGCAATTACATTAGGATATTATTCTATTCTTAAGGATAGCCCTCCTCTAAGCTTGGAAAAAGGGGGAGTCGAGATTTCTCAGGTAGAAGGAGAAGCCTATTTAACTTCTACCGATCCGAAAGATAAAATTCTTCTCAAGCCGGGAGTTCGAATCCAAGAAGGGCAAAGAGTTGTCACCTCTTCAAAGGCGTTTTTGAATCTGAAAGTATCCGAGGGAATTGCGGTCCGTGTGCTCGGGGATTCTCAAGTTTCATTCCGCAAGATCGATCTTTCAACTCATTATAAAATCGGAATCGATTTGGAAAAAGGCGAACTTTTAGCTCATATTCATAAGAATCTGAAGAAGGAAGAATTTTCCGTACGTTCCGAAACTGTCAGTGCCGAGGTTCGTGGGACCAGTTTTAGTTTTCAAAATCTTCCCGGCGAAGGAACCAAGATTCAAGTTTTAGAAGGTAGAGTCGCCGTCAGCGCGAGAGCGGATTCTCAAAAGACCGCGCCGGAAGGGGAGCAGGTTTTAGAACCGAACCAGGCGATTTTTGTGAGTCCAAAAGGTTTTGTTCGGAGTCTTCTCAAGGAATCCGAAAAGGATCTCTTAAATTCCGAATTCGATAAGTTGCCAATCGAAAGCATTCCTCGGGATAAGAATAAGGGATATTCCAGTAAACAGGAACTCCTGACGGAATTTCAAAGAATGGAACGGATTGTCCTCTTGGATGGAAAAACAATCGAGGGTGTCATCGTTGACATGGACGAAAAAGCGATGTATGTTCAAACTCTCGAAAAGGAAATTACGATTCCTCGAGAGTCCGTATCCGAAGTGATTCAAGTCCACTAA
- a CDS encoding RNA polymerase sigma factor — MDALYREYSGKIFDFLYKYSSGNPEVAMDLMQDTFLNFFRKYSDSDLDKEQAIRLLYTIARNRSINHSRKFSTVKESGNSEMQDFQEKKLSFVRKAELKDLEERLLVCLDELEEDERYALILRFMEDYNLSTIAEIMDISVSTASRLVVKATAKVTEIAEKKNLKP; from the coding sequence ATGGATGCTCTCTATCGAGAGTATAGTGGAAAGATTTTTGATTTCCTCTATAAATATTCCTCCGGGAATCCTGAAGTGGCTATGGATCTCATGCAGGATACGTTCCTGAATTTTTTCAGGAAGTATTCGGATTCGGACCTGGATAAGGAACAAGCGATTCGTTTGCTCTATACGATCGCTCGAAACCGTTCCATCAATCATTCGCGGAAATTTTCGACCGTAAAGGAAAGCGGGAATTCCGAGATGCAGGACTTTCAGGAAAAGAAGCTTTCCTTCGTTAGAAAAGCCGAGCTCAAAGATCTGGAAGAACGCCTCCTGGTTTGTTTGGATGAACTGGAAGAAGACGAAAGATATGCTCTGATCCTTCGGTTTATGGAAGATTATAATTTGTCTACGATTGCTGAAATTATGGACATTTCGGTTTCGACCGCTTCGCGGTTGGTCGTGAAAGCGACTGCGAAGGTGACTGAAATCGCGGAAAAAAAGAATTTGAAGCCCTGA
- a CDS encoding DUF547 domain-containing protein, translated as MFKRKLPMTPFLVLLLLTFFTGTVSAFDHTHSKFSNELKKYVQNGMVDYSSWKTNRSALDSYLQNLSAVDEKEYSSFSNSERLSFLINAYNAFTIRLILDHYPLKSIKDLGGIFSGPWKIEFFTLLGTKKNLDWIEHEKLRKDFQEPRIHFAINCASKGCPPILNEAYQAAKLEEQMSSVAKKFLSDSKYNRYDSSKKILYLSKIFQWFQADFTRKSGSLISFFNANSGLPPVPASAEIQHLDYDWNLNQRK; from the coding sequence ATGTTCAAACGAAAACTTCCGATGACTCCCTTCCTTGTCCTTTTGCTCCTCACATTTTTTACCGGAACCGTATCCGCATTCGATCACACGCATTCCAAATTTTCGAACGAACTTAAAAAATACGTTCAAAACGGAATGGTCGATTATTCATCCTGGAAAACAAATCGTTCCGCATTGGATTCTTATTTACAGAATTTGAGCGCGGTCGACGAAAAGGAATATTCTTCTTTTTCGAATTCGGAGCGACTGAGCTTTCTTATCAACGCGTATAACGCGTTTACGATTCGTTTGATTCTCGATCATTATCCGCTGAAAAGTATCAAGGATCTCGGTGGGATTTTTTCCGGACCCTGGAAAATTGAATTCTTTACTCTCCTAGGAACCAAGAAGAATCTGGACTGGATCGAGCACGAAAAACTCAGAAAGGATTTTCAGGAACCCAGAATTCATTTTGCGATCAACTGCGCCTCGAAAGGATGTCCTCCGATTCTGAACGAGGCTTATCAAGCGGCAAAACTAGAAGAACAAATGAGTTCCGTTGCAAAAAAATTTCTCTCCGATTCTAAATACAATCGATACGATTCATCGAAAAAAATTCTTTACCTTTCCAAGATTTTCCAGTGGTTTCAGGCGGACTTTACCCGTAAAAGTGGGAGCCTAATTTCCTTCTTCAACGCAAATTCCGGACTTCCCCCGGTCCCGGCCTCCGCGGAGATCCAACATCTGGATTACGATTGGAATCTGAATCAAAGGAAATAA
- a CDS encoding DUF1564 domain-containing protein, with protein MGNIFITPVAKVEDRLAVEGKTNVETFLIPERYWKRLNAEEKVFLRKKIPVLMRRYGKYLLSLKRINPEVGKTMYQKNQGTLKRINVRMDFGTWAVLSSYATAHGVSRCFLVNYMLWLEEIGVGESISETLNVGTPPFYDYYRNILTLDLVSNTISREFIFAPNPIYAKDRIQYY; from the coding sequence ATGGGAAATATATTCATTACTCCGGTTGCGAAAGTTGAAGACCGCCTCGCCGTTGAAGGGAAGACAAATGTAGAAACATTTTTGATCCCGGAAAGATATTGGAAAAGACTGAACGCAGAGGAGAAAGTTTTTCTCCGAAAGAAAATCCCGGTCTTGATGAGAAGATATGGAAAGTATCTTCTCTCTTTAAAGAGGATCAATCCGGAAGTCGGCAAAACGATGTATCAAAAAAATCAAGGCACTCTGAAACGGATCAACGTAAGAATGGATTTTGGGACATGGGCCGTTCTGAGTTCTTATGCAACAGCCCATGGTGTCTCCCGTTGTTTTCTCGTAAATTATATGCTTTGGCTGGAAGAAATTGGAGTTGGAGAATCTATCAGTGAAACTTTAAATGTGGGAACTCCACCATTTTACGATTATTACCGCAATATCTTGACCTTAGATTTAGTCTCAAACACGATTTCGAGAGAATTTATTTTCGCTCCGAATCCAATTTACGCAAAAGACCGCATTCAATATTACTAA
- a CDS encoding TIGR04454 family lipoprotein, giving the protein MKKVLMITLSAVAVLSLTVMCGGPKHSAEECAPIVEEMLTNLTAGQKADDTANIATMKATLVPVLQKECMSGKFDLTCLKSAKSIPAIQACKK; this is encoded by the coding sequence ATGAAAAAAGTTCTCATGATTACCCTAAGCGCTGTAGCAGTTCTATCTCTGACTGTTATGTGCGGCGGACCAAAACATTCGGCGGAAGAATGCGCTCCGATCGTTGAAGAAATGCTAACCAACCTGACAGCAGGACAAAAAGCAGACGATACCGCAAACATCGCAACCATGAAAGCGACATTAGTTCCTGTTTTACAAAAAGAATGTATGTCTGGAAAATTTGATCTGACTTGTCTCAAGTCCGCGAAAAGCATTCCCGCAATTCAGGCTTGTAAGAAATAA
- a CDS encoding glycoside hydrolase family 5 protein: MEELFVKNGHFAGKDGTIYQLRGVNLSGSAKVPSKPDGTTHFDQTLTFYNHRNVSFVGRPLEESQAGEHFDRLRKWGFNFLRFIITWEAIEHKGPGKYDTEYIDYIERMVSLAGQKGLYLFIDPHQDVWSRFTGGDGAPGWTLEELGMDIGKIRDSETAIVHHHQGRNYRRMSWPLNYQKYACGTMFSLFFGGKEFAPETKIGGKNVQDFLQDHYIESVLKIVRKLKKYKHVVGFDSMNEPSPGWIGKKNLGEFEAFGFGKVIKTPPFKEMYLSEGRAVSAEQAYMLGFWSLPWGKVRLNAGGVPLWKRGHQCIWRNHGVWDYDPNGAPMLLKPDYFYKKNGRKYEFYSDFMQPFIKKFKERVQKVESRFHIFIESDPSRLELEWKETPKKNHGGVVNATHWYDVSVLMLKRYFPWFGVHVFKAKPVFGSENIDKAYEETIRMIREMSEKNMGNCPTVIGETGLPMDLNQRVAYLKKDYGVLEKALDRIMKAIEKNFVNLALWNYTPDHTHSLGDRWNEEDLSIYSLDTPTAYDEDGGRAVKAFSRPYPVRTKGLPVALSFDMERSLFKFSFRQEGDLFPETEIFIPDIHYKNGFEVLVNAGSYQYDARARILKFKGEKGILHYGITILPSKKSLFREQDRTKVVPNTQKRKIR; the protein is encoded by the coding sequence ATGGAAGAATTATTCGTAAAGAACGGACATTTCGCTGGGAAGGACGGGACGATCTATCAGTTGAGAGGAGTCAATCTTTCGGGATCGGCGAAAGTCCCCTCGAAGCCGGACGGAACCACACACTTTGACCAGACTCTTACATTCTACAATCATAGAAACGTTTCCTTTGTGGGAAGACCCTTGGAAGAAAGCCAGGCAGGCGAGCACTTTGATCGTCTTCGGAAGTGGGGATTCAATTTTCTACGATTCATCATCACTTGGGAAGCGATCGAGCACAAGGGCCCCGGAAAATACGATACGGAATACATAGACTACATAGAAAGAATGGTCTCTCTCGCGGGACAAAAAGGACTCTATCTATTTATCGATCCACATCAAGATGTTTGGTCTCGTTTTACGGGAGGAGATGGGGCGCCCGGATGGACTTTGGAAGAATTGGGAATGGACATCGGAAAGATACGAGATTCCGAAACCGCAATCGTACATCATCACCAGGGAAGAAATTATAGAAGAATGTCCTGGCCGCTCAACTATCAGAAGTATGCGTGCGGAACGATGTTTTCTTTATTCTTCGGAGGAAAGGAATTTGCACCCGAAACGAAAATCGGCGGAAAGAACGTTCAGGATTTTTTACAAGATCATTATATAGAATCCGTTCTCAAAATCGTACGCAAACTAAAAAAATACAAACACGTCGTCGGCTTTGATTCTATGAACGAGCCTTCTCCGGGATGGATCGGTAAAAAGAATCTGGGAGAGTTCGAAGCCTTCGGTTTTGGAAAGGTGATCAAAACTCCTCCGTTCAAAGAAATGTATTTATCTGAAGGGCGCGCCGTTTCTGCGGAGCAAGCGTATATGCTCGGGTTCTGGAGTCTTCCTTGGGGAAAGGTTCGATTGAATGCGGGCGGAGTTCCTCTTTGGAAACGAGGACATCAATGTATCTGGAGAAATCACGGAGTTTGGGATTACGATCCGAACGGCGCTCCTATGTTACTCAAACCGGATTACTTCTATAAGAAGAATGGAAGAAAATACGAATTCTATTCCGATTTTATGCAACCCTTTATCAAGAAATTCAAAGAAAGAGTGCAGAAGGTAGAAAGTAGATTTCATATTTTTATAGAAAGTGATCCCTCTCGACTCGAGTTGGAATGGAAAGAAACTCCGAAGAAGAACCACGGTGGTGTCGTGAACGCAACACATTGGTATGATGTTTCGGTGCTCATGCTCAAACGTTATTTTCCTTGGTTCGGAGTTCACGTTTTCAAAGCAAAGCCGGTTTTCGGAAGCGAAAATATCGATAAGGCTTACGAAGAAACGATTCGAATGATCCGGGAAATGTCCGAAAAAAATATGGGAAATTGTCCGACCGTAATCGGAGAAACGGGACTTCCGATGGATTTGAATCAGAGAGTCGCGTATCTCAAAAAAGATTACGGGGTTTTAGAAAAAGCTTTGGATCGAATCATGAAGGCGATCGAAAAAAATTTCGTAAACCTCGCCCTTTGGAATTATACTCCGGATCATACTCACAGTTTGGGAGATCGTTGGAACGAAGAAGATCTTTCTATTTATTCATTGGACACACCCACGGCTTACGACGAAGACGGAGGACGGGCGGTAAAGGCCTTTAGCCGACCTTATCCGGTTCGAACGAAGGGTTTACCCGTGGCCTTGTCTTTTGATATGGAACGTTCTCTATTCAAATTTTCTTTTCGACAAGAAGGAGATTTATTTCCGGAAACCGAAATATTCATTCCGGACATTCATTATAAGAATGGCTTTGAAGTTTTGGTGAATGCGGGTTCGTATCAGTACGACGCCCGTGCCAGAATACTCAAGTTTAAGGGAGAAAAAGGAATTCTACATTATGGAATAACCATTTTACCGTCGAAAAAATCACTTTTCAGGGAACAAGATCGGACTAAAGTGGTTCCGAATACTCAAAAGAGGAAGATTAGATGA
- a CDS encoding patatin-like phospholipase family protein: MKRALILSGGGARGAYQAGVLRYLEEIQFKPDVICGTSVGAITATAMGCGMNAAEITKLWKSIEAKKVMRYSIWNDLVDIFVKSYSPLTDTTPLKNLLYSHLDFRNLRKNPTEVIITAVNILTAELVFFRNKEIDIEHVMASSAIPMFFPWQYVDGAPHWDGGVMANTPILPAVERGATDIVVVLLSPVGGIDMGLPKTRREGLERVFELSLIGSFQTVMSNMNFEKKKRKGKKSKLSSLLSIPSADRPELKIRTIGPRTSLGFSSILNFSQVQADYLISRGYEDARIQFNE, from the coding sequence ATGAAACGTGCCCTGATCCTATCCGGAGGAGGAGCCCGAGGCGCTTATCAAGCCGGGGTTCTTCGATATTTAGAAGAAATTCAATTCAAACCGGATGTCATCTGTGGAACTTCCGTAGGAGCGATTACGGCCACCGCGATGGGTTGCGGAATGAACGCGGCCGAGATCACCAAACTCTGGAAGTCGATCGAAGCAAAGAAGGTGATGCGTTATTCCATCTGGAACGATCTCGTAGACATCTTCGTAAAAAGTTATTCACCCTTAACCGATACGACTCCGCTCAAAAATCTTCTCTATTCTCATTTGGACTTTCGAAACCTAAGGAAGAATCCGACGGAAGTGATTATCACGGCGGTGAATATTCTCACCGCCGAACTTGTATTTTTTCGAAACAAAGAAATCGATATCGAACACGTGATGGCCTCGTCCGCGATTCCGATGTTTTTTCCCTGGCAGTATGTGGACGGAGCTCCACACTGGGATGGAGGTGTAATGGCAAACACTCCGATTCTTCCCGCAGTGGAAAGAGGGGCGACGGACATCGTTGTAGTATTACTTTCTCCCGTCGGGGGGATCGACATGGGACTTCCGAAAACGAGAAGAGAAGGTTTGGAAAGGGTCTTCGAGCTTTCTCTCATCGGTTCCTTTCAAACCGTGATGTCCAATATGAATTTTGAAAAGAAAAAAAGAAAAGGCAAAAAATCAAAACTCTCTTCTCTTTTATCCATTCCGAGCGCGGATCGACCGGAATTAAAAATCAGAACGATCGGCCCGAGAACCTCGCTAGGCTTCAGTAGTATATTAAATTTTTCGCAAGTACAGGCGGACTATTTGATCAGCAGAGGTTATGAAGACGCAAGAATTCAGTTTAACGAATAG